A genome region from Deinococcus humi includes the following:
- a CDS encoding ATP-binding protein: MAHSTLPAVDLHLLSQALNASVNGAVIADAQQPDLPIIYVNPAFEQLSGYPASEIIGRNCRLLQGQDPNPVPRAAIRAAIREGRSTTTLLRNYRPDGTLFYNELTISPIRDAAGTVTHFFGFQMDVTVREKTSALMIRLQAVTAQLAAVRSEQAAIDIILGEVLDTIGAVGGTVLLVQDTDLLVAARRGHSDASLWQDGRLGDATPAADVLHSGQPLFFRDSGQLAAAYPTLEAHTGGVAAVASAVFPMEESGFPLGVLVLDFHEPHEFAPDESFFLLTLASQCALALSRIRLAAIVEQQVKDRTAELQAQRELLQASNEALEAFTYSVSHDLRTPVRHIISFGDLLRRSLPESLDEKSERYFGIVKAAANHLETMIDGMLNVSRASRQPLKAEPVKLGRVFQAVHQKVKVAQPQRQIDWQISDLPTVMGDTELLRRVITALVDNAVKYTRARDRALIKVWAEDRGQSWAVLVRDNGVGFNPQYGDKLFTMFQRLHRLEEYEGAAVSLANARRIMTRHGGTMLAEGQPGVGATFGFTLPKVLIAEP, encoded by the coding sequence ATGGCCCACTCCACCCTACCTGCTGTTGATCTCCACCTGCTCAGTCAGGCCCTCAACGCGAGCGTCAACGGCGCCGTTATCGCCGACGCACAGCAACCGGACCTCCCCATCATTTATGTCAATCCAGCCTTCGAGCAACTCAGTGGCTATCCGGCGTCCGAGATTATCGGGCGCAATTGCCGCTTGCTCCAGGGCCAGGACCCCAACCCCGTCCCCAGGGCAGCCATTAGGGCGGCCATCAGGGAAGGGCGCAGCACCACCACCCTGCTGCGCAACTATCGTCCGGACGGCACCCTCTTCTACAACGAGTTGACCATCAGCCCCATCCGGGACGCGGCGGGAACCGTCACCCACTTCTTTGGCTTCCAGATGGACGTGACGGTGCGGGAAAAGACCTCCGCCCTAATGATTCGCCTCCAGGCGGTCACCGCACAACTGGCGGCTGTACGGAGCGAGCAGGCAGCCATTGACATCATTCTGGGAGAGGTCCTGGACACCATTGGGGCCGTCGGTGGCACCGTGCTGCTGGTCCAAGACACAGACCTCCTGGTCGCGGCGCGGCGTGGTCACTCAGATGCCAGTCTCTGGCAAGACGGGCGTCTTGGGGACGCGACTCCTGCGGCGGACGTTCTGCATTCAGGCCAGCCGCTGTTTTTCCGGGACAGCGGGCAACTGGCTGCAGCCTATCCAACCCTTGAGGCACACACGGGCGGGGTGGCGGCCGTGGCCAGCGCCGTGTTCCCAATGGAGGAGAGCGGGTTTCCGCTGGGAGTTCTTGTGCTGGACTTCCACGAGCCGCACGAGTTCGCCCCGGACGAAAGCTTTTTCCTGCTGACCCTGGCCTCACAGTGTGCGCTGGCCCTGAGCCGGATCCGCTTAGCGGCCATCGTGGAACAGCAGGTTAAAGACCGCACCGCTGAACTCCAGGCCCAGCGGGAGCTGCTGCAGGCCTCGAACGAGGCCCTGGAAGCGTTCACATACTCGGTTTCACACGATCTGCGCACCCCAGTGCGACATATCATCAGCTTCGGAGACCTGTTGCGCCGTTCGCTGCCGGAATCGCTGGACGAGAAGTCTGAGCGGTACTTTGGGATCGTCAAGGCCGCCGCCAATCACCTGGAGACCATGATCGACGGCATGCTCAATGTCTCGCGGGCCTCGCGTCAGCCGCTCAAAGCGGAGCCGGTAAAACTGGGACGGGTCTTCCAAGCGGTCCATCAGAAAGTCAAAGTGGCCCAGCCACAGCGCCAGATCGACTGGCAGATCAGTGACCTGCCCACCGTCATGGGGGACACCGAATTGTTGCGCCGCGTGATCACCGCCCTGGTGGACAACGCAGTGAAGTACACCCGTGCCCGGGACCGAGCCCTGATCAAGGTATGGGCGGAGGACCGTGGGCAGAGCTGGGCGGTGCTCGTGCGGGACAACGGTGTGGGCTTCAATCCGCAGTACGGCGACAAGCTGTTCACGATGTTTCAGCGGCTGCATCGTCTAGAGGAGTACGAGGGGGCGGCCGTAAGTCTGGCCAACGCGCGGCGCATCATGACCCGGCATGGGGGAACTATGCTGGCCGAGGGGCAGCCGGGGGTGGGGGCCACGTTCGGCTTTACGTTGCCGAAAGTGTTGATCGCCGAACCTTGA
- a CDS encoding GNAT family N-acetyltransferase — translation MDPSPPPMPLLPSLVLRVAHTAELSPDIRAIIRELLDLTFDSDFNDDDWDHALGGLHTLAFLEERLVGHAALVQRAFLLGEVPQRVGYLEAMGIHPDCQRQGIGRAIMERINHQVAWGYDFGALSTSAAGLGLYRSCAWEVWQGPLSVMTSLGLRATPEEEDGVLVYAPAGGVDLHLSLTCEFRRGDVW, via the coding sequence ATGGATCCGTCCCCCCCTCCTATGCCTTTGCTCCCCAGCCTGGTTCTCCGGGTAGCACACACGGCCGAACTGTCCCCTGATATCCGCGCAATTATTCGAGAACTTCTCGATCTTACCTTCGACAGTGACTTCAATGACGACGATTGGGATCATGCTCTGGGTGGCCTCCACACGCTTGCTTTTCTCGAGGAAAGGCTGGTGGGGCACGCGGCCCTGGTCCAGCGCGCCTTCCTCCTGGGTGAGGTCCCTCAACGGGTGGGGTACCTCGAAGCGATGGGCATTCACCCGGACTGTCAGCGGCAGGGCATCGGTCGGGCGATCATGGAGCGAATCAACCACCAGGTGGCGTGGGGCTACGACTTCGGGGCACTATCGACAAGCGCTGCAGGCCTGGGGCTCTATCGCTCGTGCGCCTGGGAGGTATGGCAGGGGCCACTGAGCGTGATGACGTCCTTGGGACTGCGCGCCACTCCGGAAGAGGAGGATGGAGTGCTGGTGTATGCCCCTGCGGGCGGGGTTGATCTGCACCTTTCTCTAACCTGCGAGTTTCGCAGGGGAGATGTCTGGTAA
- a CDS encoding putative bifunctional diguanylate cyclase/phosphodiesterase, protein MLASLPRSLLVSLTMLLLSAGLHTGWLVFRWGDAAAQEWYSDLHYLLVAGLFLVVVAQLFHRRTEGLRVAFLWLLAHALVRFGAESVWVFLELIVKVPPFPSVADGLYFLAYLLQGGAFLALARQPLRSMSTARLALDSLIVVGAVGVFSWYLFLAQIASNPGEPLLTRLVSLAYPIFDLFLLSLLLLAVFRTQRLRPHEVLFAFGLGLNIVGDYLFAYFTYTGTYATGNPIDALWAWSFVIEGFGAALAMRSAPQEQRGVGALQLNATLLAPYLALLSSFALLLRVYEARSLAATGALWGTALVTLLVMVRQIVMFADNARLHRALAAREAQVAHLALHDALTELPNRRALMMQLHDAVRCAQVAGSRLAVLFIDLDGFKRINDTLGHAAGDTTLKEIAGRLRSHVPPEAHVARLSGDEFAVVLPDLPDTEAPVRVGRRLLAALDEPFILDGTSVNVGASIGVGIWPDHASDSEELLGSADAAMYHVKAHGKHDVQLFSPDLDAHRRARQGLECALRGALDRNEVSLRYQPLCDLAGKVVGAEALMRWKHLELGEVSPERFIPVAEDLGLIVPFGEWVLREACRQAAEWRLQGLTLRIAVNVSPAQLACADFPDQVWAALARAQLPAEALELEITERLVVQDGAQTAGVLETLGRQGVRIVIDDFGVGHSALAYLLRLPITGLKIDRSFVQQLQGRGNSEQGTERVVQAVTSLAHSLGLSVVAEGIETVSQRQRVHDLGCDYLQGYLLAPPLTPSDFESWWRAHEVQRQREQNAGQSAHLQAAELPPGKSILASR, encoded by the coding sequence ATGCTGGCCTCTCTTCCCCGTTCGTTACTGGTCAGCTTGACCATGTTGCTGCTGAGCGCCGGGCTGCACACTGGCTGGCTGGTGTTTCGCTGGGGCGATGCGGCGGCGCAGGAGTGGTATTCCGATTTGCATTATCTGCTGGTGGCTGGACTATTTCTGGTCGTGGTGGCTCAGCTGTTTCACCGTAGAACCGAGGGACTCCGGGTGGCCTTCCTCTGGCTTCTCGCACACGCCCTTGTGCGCTTCGGCGCAGAGTCGGTCTGGGTTTTCCTTGAACTGATCGTCAAAGTGCCGCCCTTCCCGTCTGTAGCGGATGGGTTGTATTTTCTGGCCTATCTGCTGCAGGGGGGCGCGTTTCTGGCGCTCGCACGTCAGCCTTTGCGGAGTATGTCGACTGCCCGCCTGGCACTCGACAGCCTGATCGTGGTGGGCGCGGTCGGTGTCTTTTCCTGGTACCTCTTCCTCGCCCAGATCGCCAGCAATCCGGGTGAGCCGCTCCTGACCCGGCTGGTGTCACTCGCCTACCCGATCTTTGACCTCTTCCTGCTGAGCCTGCTCCTCCTCGCCGTCTTTCGCACGCAGCGGCTGCGTCCCCATGAGGTGCTGTTCGCCTTCGGCCTGGGATTGAATATTGTGGGCGACTACTTGTTTGCCTACTTCACCTACACGGGCACCTATGCCACCGGCAATCCAATTGACGCGCTGTGGGCCTGGAGCTTCGTCATTGAGGGCTTCGGTGCCGCACTCGCGATGCGGAGTGCACCTCAGGAACAGCGCGGTGTGGGCGCCCTGCAACTCAATGCCACACTGTTGGCTCCCTACCTGGCGTTATTATCGTCGTTCGCGTTGCTCCTGAGGGTATATGAGGCCCGCTCGCTTGCCGCAACCGGGGCGTTGTGGGGCACCGCCCTGGTGACCTTGCTGGTCATGGTGCGCCAGATCGTGATGTTCGCCGACAACGCCCGCCTTCATCGCGCCTTGGCTGCCCGTGAAGCGCAGGTGGCCCACCTGGCGCTTCACGACGCTTTGACCGAACTTCCCAACCGCCGTGCGCTGATGATGCAGCTGCATGATGCTGTGCGCTGCGCGCAAGTCGCCGGTTCCCGCCTGGCGGTGCTGTTCATCGACCTCGACGGCTTCAAGCGCATCAACGACACCCTGGGCCACGCGGCCGGAGACACCACGCTCAAAGAGATTGCAGGCCGGCTGCGCAGCCACGTCCCCCCGGAAGCCCATGTCGCTCGGTTGAGTGGCGATGAGTTCGCTGTCGTACTGCCTGATTTGCCGGATACAGAAGCGCCAGTAAGGGTAGGACGGCGGCTGCTCGCCGCCCTTGACGAGCCCTTCATCCTGGATGGGACCTCCGTTAACGTCGGAGCTTCGATTGGTGTGGGCATCTGGCCTGACCATGCATCTGATTCCGAGGAGCTGCTTGGCAGCGCGGACGCCGCCATGTATCACGTCAAGGCACATGGGAAACACGATGTGCAGCTGTTTTCGCCCGACTTAGACGCCCATCGGCGGGCTCGTCAGGGGTTGGAGTGCGCCCTTCGTGGAGCGCTGGACCGCAATGAAGTTTCGCTGCGCTACCAACCGTTGTGTGACCTCGCCGGCAAGGTGGTGGGGGCAGAGGCGCTGATGCGCTGGAAACATCTGGAACTGGGAGAAGTGTCCCCAGAACGCTTTATTCCGGTAGCCGAGGATCTGGGCTTGATTGTTCCATTCGGCGAATGGGTCTTGCGCGAGGCCTGCCGTCAGGCAGCAGAGTGGCGCCTTCAGGGATTGACGCTGCGCATCGCCGTCAACGTATCGCCTGCCCAGCTCGCTTGTGCTGATTTTCCGGACCAGGTGTGGGCCGCCCTGGCCCGTGCCCAGCTGCCTGCTGAAGCCTTGGAGCTGGAAATTACCGAACGCCTCGTGGTGCAGGATGGAGCGCAGACCGCCGGCGTGCTGGAGACCCTCGGGCGCCAGGGCGTGAGGATCGTCATTGACGATTTCGGCGTGGGTCATTCGGCCCTCGCATATTTGCTGCGTCTCCCCATTACCGGCCTCAAAATCGACCGGAGCTTCGTGCAGCAGCTTCAGGGAAGAGGTAACTCCGAACAGGGGACAGAACGCGTGGTGCAGGCAGTCACAAGTCTGGCGCATAGTCTGGGCCTGAGTGTGGTGGCTGAGGGGATAGAGACCGTCTCACAGCGCCAGCGCGTGCACGACCTGGGCTGTGACTATCTTCAGGGGTATCTGCTGGCTCCCCCCCTGACACCCTCCGACTTTGAAAGCTGGTGGCGAGCGCATGAGGTCCAGCGGCAACGTGAGCAGAACGCGGGCCAGTCGGCACACTTGCAAGCCGCAGAGCTTCCACCCGGTAAGTCGATTCTCGCAAGCAGATAA
- a CDS encoding peroxiredoxin, whose product MSLSIGDHVPELTAMQDNGRPYTSGAGRWQVLFFFPKTATIHCQLQARRYQAVAADFQALGVDVVGINGDARQEQAVFRDLCKLDYPLLNDRAQTLSAAFGVLDEPWPGEEVRRPRRDTFLVAPDGVITDHWQDVNPGEDAATVLARVRERLELTLASNPNSC is encoded by the coding sequence ATGTCTTTGTCCATTGGTGACCATGTCCCTGAATTAACCGCGATGCAGGACAACGGGCGGCCGTATACCTCAGGGGCCGGCCGTTGGCAGGTTCTGTTCTTTTTCCCCAAAACAGCCACCATTCACTGCCAGTTGCAGGCTCGGCGCTATCAGGCCGTAGCCGCGGACTTCCAAGCGCTCGGAGTCGACGTCGTGGGCATCAATGGGGACGCCAGACAGGAACAAGCCGTCTTCCGGGACCTGTGCAAGCTCGACTATCCGCTGCTCAATGACCGTGCTCAGACCCTCAGTGCAGCTTTTGGAGTACTAGACGAGCCCTGGCCAGGTGAAGAGGTGCGCCGGCCACGCCGTGATACGTTCCTGGTAGCCCCAGACGGAGTCATCACAGACCATTGGCAGGACGTCAACCCCGGAGAGGACGCCGCCACCGTCCTGGCCCGCGTCCGGGAACGGCTGGAGCTCACCCTGGCCTCGAATCCGAACTCATGCTGA
- a CDS encoding VOC family protein, which translates to MLTIGSLVWGVTDLQRAIAFWTAALNYRLRNEPDDDWAVLIPQAGHGAQLALKVVTSDKAKRHHLDLYATDQAAEVERLLELGAQRVAWHYGKDPDFVVLRDPDGNNFCVVQK; encoded by the coding sequence ATGTTGACTATTGGCTCACTGGTCTGGGGCGTGACTGACCTGCAACGCGCCATTGCCTTCTGGACAGCGGCGCTAAATTACCGGCTCCGGAATGAACCAGACGACGATTGGGCCGTCCTGATCCCACAAGCAGGTCACGGAGCGCAGTTGGCGTTGAAGGTGGTGACGTCAGACAAAGCGAAACGGCACCATCTGGACCTGTATGCAACGGATCAGGCCGCAGAAGTCGAGCGACTGCTGGAGCTAGGAGCGCAACGCGTCGCGTGGCACTACGGCAAAGATCCCGATTTCGTGGTGCTCAGAGACCCAGATGGGAACAACTTTTGTGTGGTTCAGAAATAG
- a CDS encoding sulfocyanin-like copper-binding protein, producing MKKPVMTAFLLASAALAQTSPASTAPMTGMDMPPAIKADSAGKTVQVTFVAGHGMNNNGLNYNGDAKGEKTLTVPLGWTVEVNLNNAGRMPHDFAVIAGSTLPAEPFKAPLAFANAQTPVIPPAGATEAPAKFVANRSGTYFILCRVGKHAQNGMYVKMQVVDGAKAVAYK from the coding sequence ATGAAAAAACCAGTGATGACCGCGTTCTTGCTTGCCTCCGCTGCCCTGGCCCAGACCTCCCCAGCGTCCACGGCGCCCATGACAGGCATGGACATGCCCCCGGCCATCAAGGCCGACAGCGCCGGGAAAACGGTGCAGGTGACCTTCGTGGCCGGCCACGGCATGAACAACAACGGCCTGAACTACAATGGCGATGCCAAAGGCGAAAAGACCCTGACCGTGCCCCTCGGGTGGACCGTGGAGGTCAACTTGAACAACGCGGGCCGTATGCCGCACGACTTTGCCGTGATCGCCGGCAGCACGTTGCCAGCCGAGCCCTTTAAGGCTCCTCTGGCCTTCGCCAACGCACAAACCCCAGTCATCCCACCCGCCGGTGCCACGGAGGCCCCTGCCAAGTTCGTCGCCAACCGTTCGGGCACCTACTTCATTCTGTGCCGGGTTGGCAAACACGCGCAGAACGGCATGTACGTGAAGATGCAGGTCGTCGATGGCGCCAAGGCTGTCGCTTACAAGTAA